One stretch of Labrus bergylta chromosome 24, fLabBer1.1, whole genome shotgun sequence DNA includes these proteins:
- the lancl1 gene encoding glutathione S-transferase LANCL1, which translates to MDTRALKNPYQDYDGNPASTQALFDSQGKLTAEFAQRLSSKVSELLAFMENGLKSADPRDCTSYTGWAGIALLYLHLHNVFGEPSFLVKALEYVNHSLKCLTRRHDITFLCGDTGPLAVAAVVYYRLQRPHECEECINRLLQFHQTVVKGAGGLPDELLYGRMGYLYSLVFVNQQLGQDRIPLQYIQQISEAVLASGENLSRKFRVQNESPLMYEWYQEQYVGAAHGLAGIYYYLMQPGFVQAEDWVQRLVKPSVDHVCRLKSPTGNYPPCIGDDRDLLVHWCHGSPGVIYMLLQAHRVFGVAQYLSDALQCGEVVWHYGLLKKGYGLCHGAAGNAYTFLALYRHTQDPKHLYRACVFADWCMNYGRHGCRTPDTPYSLFEGMAGTIYFLADLLQPMKARFPCFEV; encoded by the exons ATGGACACAAGAGCCTTGAAGAACCCATATCAGGACTATGATGGGAACCCGGCGTCCACACAGGCTCTGTTCGACAGTCAGGGGAAG CTTACTGCAGAGTTTGCTCAGCGGCTGAGCAGTAAGGTCAGCGAGCTGCTGGCTTTCATGGAAAATGGGCTGAAGTCTGCTGACCCGAGAGACTGCACCAGTTACACCGGCTGGGCAG GCATCGCTCTGCTCTACCTGCACCTCCACAACGTGTTTGGGGAGCCCTCCTTTCTCGTGAAAGCTCTAGAATACGTCAACCACAGTCTGAAGTGTTTGACCCGGCGTCATGACATCACCTTCTTGTGCGGGGACACGGGGCCTCTggctgtggctgctgtggtCTACTATCGCCTGCAGAGGCCGCACGAGTGTGAAGAGTGCATCAACAG ACTGCTGCAGTTTCACCAGACCGTAGTGAAAGGAGCGGGCGGGCTTCCCGACGAGCTGCTCTACGGGAGGATGGGTTACCTTTACTCCCTCGTCTTTGTCAACCAGCAGCTGGGACAGGACAGGATCCCGCTGCAGTACATCCAGCAG aTCAGCGAGGCCGTGCTGGCGTCCGGTGAGAACCTGAGCAGGAAGTTCAGGGTCCAGAACGAGAGCCCGCTGATGTACGAGTGGTACCAGGAGCAGTACGTCGGCGCCGCACACGGACTGGCTGGAATATATTACTATCTCATGCAG CCTGGTTTCGTCCAGGCGGAGGACTGGGTGCAGAGGCTGGTCAAGCCCAGCGTCGACCACGTCTGCCGTCTCAAGTCCCCCACTGGGAACTACCCCCCCTGCATCGGGGATGACCGGGACCTGCTGGTGCACTGGTGCCACGGCTCCCCGGGCGTGATCTACATGCTGCTGCAGGCGCACCGG GTGTTCGGAGTTGCTCAGTACCTGTCCGACGCCCTCCAGTGTGGAGAAGTGGTTTGGCACTATGGCTTGCTGAAGAAGGGTTACGGTTTGTGTCACGGAGCGGCGGGAAACGCTTACACCTTCCTGGCCCTCTACCGGCACACGCAGGACCCCAAACACCTCTACAGAGCCTGCGTG TTTGCTGACTGGTGCATGAACTACGGCAGACATGGATGCAGAACCCCAGACACCCCCTACTCTCTTTTTGAAG GCATGGCGGGCACCATCTACTTCCTGGCCGACCTTCTGCAGCCGATGAAAGCACGCTTCCCTTGCTTTGAGGTGTAG